A window from Enterocloster bolteae encodes these proteins:
- a CDS encoding CobW family GTP-binding protein, with the protein MTDVYVISGFLGAGKTTLIKTMVHSAFKNKKLVVIENDFGEAGIDAGLLKECNLAVTSLSDGCICCSLTGDFEKAMERILKDYIPDAVLVEPSGVVRLSDLIKICLKQEDRGLIHLKRTITVVDIRSFDKYRKNYGGFFEDQIAYADLILLSHQEEGGQEIQSVKIKIQEMNPEARVEADFWESIPASVFRYGPRNSNIFKLEMEAAVSMKPVRIRSCREPSRRTGFIRRHFARDVFSSVTIEWKEPITEERLGKKILHVVKHAEGEILRGKGIVADGRRGLVFHYLPGSLSIEPANIVGNQVCFIGTGLDEQQIHTLFREETT; encoded by the coding sequence ACTGGTTGTGATTGAAAATGACTTTGGGGAGGCCGGGATTGATGCCGGGCTGCTCAAGGAATGCAACTTGGCGGTTACCAGTTTAAGCGATGGGTGTATCTGCTGCAGTCTGACCGGAGACTTTGAGAAAGCGATGGAACGCATATTAAAGGACTACATACCGGATGCCGTATTGGTGGAACCATCCGGCGTGGTCAGATTATCCGATCTGATTAAAATCTGTTTAAAACAGGAGGACAGGGGCCTTATCCATCTGAAAAGGACAATAACCGTGGTGGATATACGGTCATTTGATAAATATAGAAAAAATTACGGGGGATTTTTTGAGGATCAGATTGCTTATGCTGATTTGATACTGCTAAGTCACCAAGAGGAAGGGGGGCAGGAAATTCAATCGGTTAAGATTAAAATTCAGGAAATGAATCCTGAAGCCAGAGTCGAGGCGGATTTTTGGGAATCCATTCCTGCATCTGTATTCCGGTATGGCCCGCGAAACAGCAACATTTTTAAGCTAGAAATGGAAGCAGCGGTCTCTATGAAACCTGTGCGGATTCGCAGCTGCAGGGAACCATCCCGTAGAACCGGTTTTATCAGGCGTCACTTCGCCAGGGATGTCTTTTCTTCTGTTACTATTGAGTGGAAAGAACCCATTACGGAGGAGCGGCTGGGGAAAAAGATTCTGCATGTTGTGAAACATGCAGAGGGGGAAATCCTCCGAGGAAAAGGGATTGTGGCAGATGGACGCCGGGGATTGGTATTCCACTATCTGCCTGGTAGTTTAAGCATTGAACCCGCAAACATAGTTGGGAACCAGGTTTGCTTCATAGGCACCGGCCTGGATGAACAGCAGATACATACATTATTCAGAGAGGAAACAACATGA